Proteins encoded by one window of Paenibacillus urinalis:
- a CDS encoding DUF5590 domain-containing protein — MRKKRKWILISIVAFILVLLGIYIFYEYVMKDTWVEEEAAIAIAKEKEDLVTVTKTQKSVWSEDAIYWTIEGVNADNEPIMVWVQYGTDKKPKTDEKSVHSEKIEEGTSEEEMRSKISSQLPGIEIVRLQPAVYDETYVWQLFYKENDRYYYRFYRFSDGTELEEGFQLPVKE; from the coding sequence TTGAGAAAAAAAAGAAAGTGGATCCTCATAAGTATTGTGGCTTTTATACTCGTGCTCTTAGGCATTTATATATTTTATGAATATGTAATGAAGGATACATGGGTAGAAGAAGAAGCTGCAATCGCTATTGCGAAAGAAAAAGAAGACCTGGTTACAGTAACGAAGACGCAAAAATCGGTCTGGTCTGAGGATGCCATTTATTGGACAATTGAAGGTGTAAATGCGGATAATGAGCCCATTATGGTATGGGTACAGTACGGTACTGACAAGAAGCCAAAGACAGATGAAAAGAGTGTACACAGCGAGAAGATTGAAGAAGGAACGTCTGAGGAAGAAATGCGCTCCAAGATCAGCTCACAGCTGCCTGGAATTGAAATCGTCAGACTGCAGCCGGCAGTTTATGATGAGACGTATGTCTGGCAGTTATTTTATAAAGAGAATGATCGTTACTACTATCGCTTCTATCGTTTCAGTGATGGAACCGAGCTAGAGGAAGGATTTCAGCTTCCGGTCAAAGAATAA
- a CDS encoding AAA family ATPase, protein MPNWLKEILIGVVPVVLLFLVFIGVNIIPVLLIALLAGGVVFLMQTRGGLAVGASSEKKRKKAGPAKLTFEEIGGQDSAKQELREALDFLVRHEEIQKFGIRPLKGILLTGPPGTGKTLMAKAAAHYTNSVFIAAAGSEFVEMYVGVGAGRIRELFKDARARAAKENKENAIIFIDEIDVIGGKREGGQQREYDQTLNQLLTEMDGIYNSDAPRILIIAATNRKEMLDSALLRPGRFDRHIQVELPDKKGRKHILELHAKNKPLAEDVSLDKIAEESYGFSGAQLESLMNEAAIYAMRDSLEFITQRNLSMAIDKVMMGEKTDRESNADEKKRVAIHELGHAIAAEAVRPNSVGQVALSPRGQALGYVRHNPQEEQYLYTKDFLEAQIMIALGGAAAEEIYYGGRSTGSRNDFEQSLDIVKTMISSGLTSLGIVNLDMVSQEDMMRENNYILNELFARTKELLHEHAAIFDESLDILMKEEVLSGGQFRELFKKNALLPA, encoded by the coding sequence ATGCCTAATTGGTTGAAGGAGATTTTAATCGGGGTCGTTCCGGTCGTACTTCTTTTTCTGGTCTTTATAGGAGTTAATATTATTCCAGTACTGCTTATTGCCCTGCTTGCAGGGGGCGTGGTGTTCCTGATGCAGACACGCGGCGGACTCGCGGTCGGTGCCAGCAGTGAGAAGAAGCGCAAGAAGGCTGGTCCCGCCAAGCTTACCTTCGAGGAAATTGGAGGACAGGACAGCGCCAAGCAGGAGCTCCGTGAAGCGCTGGACTTTTTGGTTAGACATGAAGAAATTCAGAAGTTTGGCATTCGCCCACTAAAGGGTATTTTGCTGACAGGCCCTCCGGGTACGGGGAAGACACTGATGGCGAAGGCGGCTGCACATTACACCAATTCTGTATTTATTGCAGCTGCCGGCAGTGAGTTTGTTGAAATGTATGTTGGTGTCGGGGCAGGACGTATCCGTGAATTATTTAAAGATGCCAGAGCTCGGGCTGCCAAGGAAAACAAAGAAAACGCCATTATTTTTATTGATGAGATCGATGTCATCGGCGGCAAAAGAGAGGGCGGCCAGCAGCGTGAATATGATCAGACTCTGAACCAGCTGCTTACGGAGATGGACGGTATATACAACTCTGATGCACCCCGCATTCTGATTATCGCAGCGACGAACCGCAAAGAAATGCTCGACAGCGCACTTCTTCGTCCGGGTCGTTTTGACCGCCATATCCAAGTGGAGCTTCCGGATAAGAAAGGGCGCAAGCATATTCTGGAGCTGCATGCCAAAAATAAACCGCTTGCTGAGGATGTAAGCTTGGACAAAATAGCTGAAGAATCGTATGGCTTCTCCGGGGCGCAGCTCGAGAGCTTGATGAATGAGGCTGCAATCTATGCAATGCGGGATAGTCTGGAATTTATTACGCAGCGGAACCTGTCTATGGCTATAGATAAAGTGATGATGGGTGAGAAGACAGACCGTGAATCCAATGCAGACGAGAAGAAGCGGGTTGCCATTCATGAGCTCGGACATGCGATTGCAGCAGAAGCAGTTCGACCGAACAGTGTGGGCCAGGTAGCACTCAGTCCGCGGGGACAGGCACTCGGTTATGTTCGACATAATCCGCAGGAAGAGCAGTACTTATATACGAAGGATTTTCTTGAAGCTCAGATTATGATTGCACTCGGTGGTGCTGCTGCCGAGGAAATTTATTATGGAGGGCGGAGCACCGGTTCCAGAAATGACTTTGAGCAATCGCTCGATATTGTCAAAACCATGATCAGCTCTGGACTGACCTCGCTCGGCATTGTTAATCTTGACATGGTATCCCAGGAAGACATGATGCGTGAGAATAACTACATCTTGAATGAGCTGTTTGCCCGTACAAAAGAGCTGCTCCATGAGCACGCAGCCATCTTTGATGAGTCGCTGGACATTCTCATGAAGGAAGAAGTGTTGTCCGGTGGTCAATTCCGTGAATTATTTAAGAAAAATGCACTTTTGCCAGCATAA
- a CDS encoding redox-sensing transcriptional repressor Rex, producing the protein MKSDKISEAVVRRLPVYLRYLQELYKREVTTVSSQELGLRLDLNPAQIRKDLAYFGDFGRKGIGYDVAYLIDKIRQILKLDQQINVALVGAGNLGHALSNYNRYVKDNMKIVAVFDSQPSKIGSKINTLTVLPMEELVKTVKDLSIRIGIITVPDSEAQRVADYLVEAGVEAILNFAPIIIKAPAHIRIHTADFTTDLLSLAYYLENEAGKEEEEDVKS; encoded by the coding sequence TTGAAGTCGGACAAAATTTCAGAGGCTGTTGTAAGAAGACTGCCTGTATATCTGCGTTATTTACAAGAGCTGTACAAAAGAGAAGTGACCACAGTATCGTCACAGGAGCTTGGTCTCAGACTGGATTTGAATCCAGCGCAAATTCGTAAGGACCTCGCTTATTTCGGGGATTTTGGACGCAAGGGTATCGGCTATGATGTGGCATATCTCATCGATAAGATCAGACAAATATTGAAGCTGGATCAACAGATCAATGTGGCACTTGTCGGTGCCGGTAATCTGGGTCATGCCTTGTCGAACTATAATCGATATGTAAAAGACAATATGAAGATTGTCGCTGTATTTGATTCCCAGCCCTCGAAGATTGGCTCCAAGATTAATACACTGACGGTTCTGCCTATGGAAGAGCTGGTGAAGACAGTGAAAGATCTGAGCATTAGAATCGGCATTATAACGGTTCCGGATTCGGAAGCTCAGCGTGTGGCGGACTATCTGGTGGAGGCGGGAGTCGAAGCGATCCTTAATTTTGCCCCGATTATTATCAAGGCGCCTGCTCATATCCGGATTCATACAGCGGACTTCACTACAGATCTGCTTAGTCTGGCTTATTATCTAGAGAACGAAGCAGGGAAAGAGGAGGAAGAGGATGTCAAGTCATAA
- the panC gene encoding pantoate--beta-alanine ligase: protein MITVRNIEELRAQIASMKKNVLGKEPAVGLVPTMGFLHEGHASLMREARKNNDIVVLSIFVNPIQFGPNEDFETYPRDEQRDLGIADKEGIDIVFIPTVEVMYPHPTKTKIRVADITDRLCGASRPGHFDGVTTVVAKLFNMVQPDNAYFGMKDAQQVAVLSQMVLDLNMPINIVPCPIVREADGLALSSRNVYLSSKERKEALALSRSLKLAQWKTEQQEDATVGQIRKLIIDEINTSETAVIDYVDILTFPGLEPIEDRVQITEPDDVIIALAVKFGKTRLIDNHRLQKTEVLSRV, encoded by the coding sequence ATGATAACAGTTCGGAATATTGAAGAACTGCGAGCACAAATAGCCTCCATGAAAAAGAATGTTCTTGGAAAAGAACCGGCAGTTGGACTCGTACCAACAATGGGATTCCTGCATGAAGGACATGCAAGCTTGATGCGTGAAGCCAGAAAGAACAATGACATCGTTGTTCTGAGCATCTTCGTGAATCCTATTCAGTTTGGTCCGAATGAAGACTTTGAAACGTATCCACGGGATGAACAGCGGGATCTGGGGATTGCTGACAAAGAAGGAATAGACATCGTATTTATTCCGACTGTAGAAGTCATGTATCCTCATCCGACCAAGACCAAGATTAGAGTGGCTGATATTACAGACCGCCTGTGCGGCGCATCGCGCCCTGGTCACTTTGATGGTGTAACGACCGTGGTCGCGAAGCTGTTCAATATGGTTCAGCCGGACAACGCATATTTTGGAATGAAGGATGCACAGCAAGTGGCTGTTCTGTCGCAGATGGTATTAGACCTGAATATGCCGATCAATATTGTGCCTTGCCCGATTGTCCGCGAAGCAGATGGGCTTGCCCTCAGCTCACGTAACGTGTATCTGAGCTCTAAGGAGCGCAAGGAAGCACTTGCTTTGTCCCGTTCACTCAAGCTGGCTCAATGGAAGACGGAGCAGCAGGAAGATGCGACTGTGGGTCAGATTCGCAAGCTTATTATAGATGAGATCAACACGTCCGAAACGGCTGTTATTGATTATGTGGACATTTTAACTTTCCCAGGACTTGAGCCGATTGAAGATCGTGTGCAGATTACAGAGCCGGATGATGTAATTATTGCGCTGGCTGTTAAATTCGGAAAAACAAGGCTGATCGATAATCATCGGCTGCAGAAAACGGAGGTGCTCTCCCGTGTTTAG
- the dinG gene encoding ATP-dependent DNA helicase DinG has protein sequence MKFAVLDFETTGTQSLGEIIQVGLAIIDHDYTIKDTFSSYVNPGVPIPPFITGLTGITDDDVKDAPELEEMMMELVPLLDDVVLVGHNVSFDFHFLQNALDRCGYLPFTGRILDTMDFLRICFPSLSSYQLGYVASEFGFTHDRPHQADSDAMATAHIFLKSLEELKSLPLITLQRLTDLFAAEDSDLGWFFDGILTEKEMEPIHDLDNQTYYRQLALKIDDWSQIAPPRDEHEPNPLEKLTFQEFMDEVQLRLKQTLPHYEERESQNMMFAEVTKAMEEDKHLLIEAGTGTGKSLGYLLPSIYHSVRQETKVTVSTHTINLQEQLRERDIPLLTEVVPFPFKAAVFKGRGHYLCLRKFEQKLNNKEFVTPKEDVFTAAQMLVWLTQTETGDDEELNLSHRGGDFWETVQSDSDSCLGRSCPWFKKCFYHRARHEAGIADVVITNHSKLFTDVKASHQLLPAYEHLVIDEAHQFEEVAGKHLGMHMKYFTVVHALTRLFKDSRNGQFPALRQKIAQSSHEQMVEWTSAIDQLFPSALEAKEAWDQLSEMLFSLLPERSDAAPGEAGQFTLRLKPQNKPKKWDKLAAVENQFYVTVSELVRKADKVLSEVREDLDDYTADSLITDVTGLVKDLAGFKDQLRHFMRLDDAGTVYWLEASGQFKSKSLQLYAVPVDVSPQLKEMFFDKKRSVILTSATLSVDKSFQFMIDQLGLTEAQEQQRLLTSQLPSPFNYREQALLVVPRDFPSVKGSVGDDHFVSMLVKSLSEAAQATKGRMLVLFTSYKMLRQVHEPLKEALASSDISVFGQGVDSGSRTKLTRRFQEAKASVLLGTSSFWEGVDIPGEALSCLAIVRLPFQPPNHPVVEAKSELLQAEKKNPFMKLSVPQAVIRFKQGFGRLVRTAKDRGIVIVYDTRVIESYYGKYFLYSLPGPKMEHMTTDKMVPRISEWLEEHITNEEK, from the coding sequence ATGAAATTTGCTGTGCTTGATTTTGAAACAACAGGTACTCAGTCGCTTGGTGAAATTATCCAGGTTGGACTTGCCATCATAGATCATGATTATACAATTAAAGACACATTCAGCTCCTATGTGAATCCCGGCGTTCCCATTCCTCCTTTTATAACGGGGTTGACGGGAATTACGGACGATGATGTGAAGGATGCTCCTGAGCTTGAGGAAATGATGATGGAGCTCGTTCCATTGCTGGATGATGTCGTACTCGTAGGACATAATGTAAGCTTTGATTTTCACTTTTTACAAAATGCGCTTGACAGATGCGGGTACTTGCCATTTACAGGCCGGATTTTGGATACCATGGATTTCCTCAGAATTTGCTTTCCTTCCTTATCCTCCTATCAGCTGGGATATGTAGCAAGCGAATTTGGATTCACCCATGACCGTCCTCATCAGGCGGATAGTGATGCGATGGCAACAGCGCATATTTTCTTGAAGAGTCTTGAGGAGCTTAAGAGCCTGCCATTGATCACTTTGCAGCGGCTTACCGATCTATTTGCTGCGGAAGATAGTGATTTGGGCTGGTTTTTTGATGGGATTCTTACAGAAAAAGAAATGGAGCCTATTCACGATCTGGACAATCAGACCTATTATAGGCAGCTCGCTCTAAAGATCGACGATTGGTCACAGATTGCTCCGCCCAGGGATGAACATGAACCCAATCCATTAGAAAAATTAACTTTTCAGGAATTTATGGATGAGGTTCAGCTGCGTCTGAAGCAAACACTGCCTCATTATGAGGAACGCGAGTCCCAGAATATGATGTTCGCAGAAGTGACGAAGGCGATGGAAGAGGACAAGCATTTACTAATTGAAGCCGGGACAGGCACGGGTAAGTCACTCGGTTATTTGCTGCCTTCGATTTATCATAGTGTCAGACAGGAGACGAAGGTAACAGTAAGCACACATACGATCAATCTTCAGGAGCAGCTTCGTGAGCGGGATATTCCGCTCCTCACGGAGGTGGTTCCTTTTCCGTTCAAAGCAGCTGTGTTTAAAGGCAGAGGACATTACCTGTGTCTGCGTAAATTTGAGCAAAAGCTGAACAACAAGGAGTTTGTAACTCCGAAGGAGGACGTATTTACTGCTGCGCAGATGCTTGTATGGCTCACGCAAACCGAAACCGGAGATGATGAGGAGCTCAATCTGAGTCATCGCGGCGGCGATTTTTGGGAGACTGTACAAAGCGATTCGGATTCCTGCCTGGGACGAAGCTGCCCTTGGTTTAAGAAATGCTTCTATCATCGTGCAAGACATGAGGCGGGCATTGCTGATGTAGTCATCACCAATCATTCCAAGCTGTTTACGGACGTTAAGGCTAGTCACCAATTGCTTCCTGCTTATGAGCATCTCGTCATAGATGAGGCGCATCAATTCGAGGAGGTCGCCGGTAAGCATCTTGGAATGCATATGAAATATTTCACGGTGGTTCATGCGCTTACCCGATTATTTAAAGATAGTCGGAACGGTCAATTCCCAGCTCTGCGTCAAAAAATAGCGCAGTCCAGTCATGAGCAAATGGTGGAGTGGACCTCTGCCATTGATCAGCTGTTCCCATCCGCTCTGGAAGCGAAGGAAGCCTGGGACCAGCTCAGTGAGATGCTGTTCAGCTTACTGCCAGAACGAAGTGATGCTGCCCCTGGAGAAGCAGGACAGTTTACACTAAGACTGAAGCCGCAGAACAAACCAAAGAAATGGGATAAGCTCGCTGCGGTTGAGAATCAGTTCTATGTGACCGTATCCGAATTGGTTCGGAAGGCAGATAAGGTCCTTAGTGAAGTAAGGGAAGATCTCGATGACTATACGGCCGACAGCCTTATCACTGACGTAACAGGGCTTGTTAAGGATCTAGCTGGCTTCAAAGACCAATTAAGACATTTCATGCGCCTTGATGATGCAGGGACCGTATATTGGCTGGAAGCCAGCGGACAATTCAAGAGCAAGTCGCTTCAGCTGTATGCCGTTCCTGTAGATGTAAGTCCTCAGCTGAAGGAAATGTTCTTTGATAAGAAGCGAAGCGTTATTTTAACCTCTGCTACTTTATCGGTAGATAAATCGTTCCAGTTTATGATAGATCAGCTCGGATTGACCGAAGCACAGGAGCAGCAGAGGTTGCTCACATCACAGCTTCCATCTCCTTTTAATTACCGGGAACAAGCCCTTCTTGTAGTTCCGCGTGATTTTCCAAGTGTGAAGGGCAGTGTGGGTGATGATCACTTTGTCAGTATGCTCGTCAAGTCTCTGTCAGAGGCCGCGCAGGCGACTAAGGGCAGAATGCTTGTCCTGTTTACCTCTTACAAGATGCTGAGACAGGTACATGAGCCGCTGAAGGAAGCTTTGGCTTCAAGTGATATTTCTGTGTTTGGACAAGGGGTGGACAGTGGAAGCAGGACGAAGCTGACGAGAAGATTCCAGGAGGCCAAAGCTTCTGTACTGCTTGGAACGAGCAGCTTCTGGGAAGGTGTCGATATTCCAGGAGAAGCTTTATCCTGTTTGGCTATTGTACGTTTGCCCTTCCAGCCGCCTAACCATCCAGTTGTCGAAGCCAAGAGCGAGCTGCTGCAGGCGGAGAAGAAGAATCCGTTTATGAAGCTCTCCGTACCGCAGGCGGTTATACGGTTTAAGCAAGGTTTTGGAAGACTGGTGCGGACCGCTAAGGACCGAGGCATCGTTATCGTGTATGATACAAGAGTGATTGAATCGTATTATGGCAAGTACTTTTTATATTCCCTGCCAGGTCCTAAAATGGAGCATATGACAACGGACAAGATGGTTCCGCGTATAAGCGAGTGGTTAGAGGAACATATAACGAATGAAGAGAAGTAA
- the panD gene encoding aspartate 1-decarboxylase — protein MFRTLMKSKIHRATVTEANLNYVGSITIDRNLMEAADILENEKVQIVNNNNGARLETYVIPGPRGTGTICLNGAAARLVQPGDTVIIIAYALMTNEEAVQHKPTVVFVDGENKPVQTMHEEVHATIL, from the coding sequence GTGTTTAGAACATTGATGAAATCTAAAATTCACCGTGCAACGGTAACGGAAGCCAACTTGAATTACGTAGGCAGCATTACCATTGATCGTAACTTGATGGAAGCTGCAGATATTCTGGAGAATGAAAAGGTTCAAATTGTGAATAACAACAATGGAGCCAGACTTGAGACTTATGTCATTCCTGGGCCGCGCGGAACAGGTACAATTTGTCTCAATGGCGCTGCTGCACGGCTGGTTCAGCCTGGAGATACGGTAATTATTATTGCTTATGCGTTGATGACGAATGAAGAAGCGGTTCAGCATAAGCCGACGGTTGTATTTGTGGACGGGGAGAATAAGCCGGTTCAAACCATGCATGAGGAAGTTCACGCAACGATTTTGTAA
- a CDS encoding biotin--[acetyl-CoA-carboxylase] ligase, which translates to MKNKLLLDLFIHSSQTFISGEEISKRLKISRTAVWKQINQLRDMGYEFEAVSRKGYRMTFIPDFYIEADIDVNLNTKILGRKIHIMDSTASTQVDAMTQAENGTEEGSLFIAEQQTSGRGRLGRKWFSPSGKGIWMSLVLRPELPIRYMPQLTLLTGVAVCKAIRRVTGAEAAIKWPNDILIHGKKVCGILLESATEDNKVKYCIAGIGIDVNLSAEDYPEELTEIATSLKLETGHTINRALLIAEILNEMELLYDRYTNEGFNPIQVEWEEHSVSIGQAVRTETLTETIQGVAKRLDPSGGLVIAAPSGEERVVYSGEVEIIKQQ; encoded by the coding sequence ATGAAAAATAAGTTGCTGCTTGATTTATTTATACATTCCTCCCAAACCTTTATTTCGGGTGAGGAAATTAGCAAAAGACTGAAAATCAGCAGAACAGCGGTCTGGAAACAGATCAACCAATTGAGAGACATGGGCTATGAATTTGAGGCGGTATCTCGGAAGGGGTATCGAATGACATTTATTCCGGATTTTTATATAGAGGCTGATATTGACGTGAATCTAAACACCAAAATATTAGGCAGGAAGATCCATATTATGGATTCCACCGCTTCGACACAAGTGGATGCCATGACCCAAGCGGAGAACGGAACGGAGGAAGGGTCCCTGTTCATTGCTGAGCAGCAGACTTCCGGACGAGGCAGGCTCGGTAGAAAGTGGTTCTCTCCTTCAGGCAAAGGTATCTGGATGAGTCTCGTGCTTCGGCCGGAGCTTCCTATCCGATATATGCCTCAGCTTACACTTCTGACTGGAGTTGCTGTCTGCAAGGCTATTCGCCGCGTGACAGGAGCGGAAGCAGCGATCAAGTGGCCTAACGATATTTTGATTCACGGGAAGAAGGTATGCGGGATTCTACTGGAATCGGCGACTGAGGATAACAAAGTAAAATACTGTATTGCGGGAATTGGGATCGACGTCAATCTCTCCGCAGAAGATTATCCAGAGGAATTAACGGAGATTGCCACATCGCTCAAGCTGGAAACAGGACATACTATAAACCGAGCGCTGCTCATTGCAGAAATTCTGAATGAAATGGAGCTTCTCTACGATCGTTATACCAATGAAGGGTTCAACCCTATTCAAGTGGAATGGGAAGAGCATTCTGTATCGATCGGTCAAGCGGTGCGGACTGAGACTTTGACGGAGACCATACAAGGAGTCGCGAAACGGCTTGATCCGAGCGGAGGACTGGTTATTGCTGCACCCAGCGGTGAGGAGAGAGTAGTATATTCCGGTGAGGTTGAAATTATTAAACAGCAGTAA
- a CDS encoding amidohydrolase: MSSHKWLIKNGKFAVSDPEWRIVSGYMLIEDDRISYIGEDLPEGTEGIPVHDGKHQLFIPGLINTHGHAAMSLLRGYGDDLALQVWLQEKMWPMEEKFTAEDVYWGTSLSVLEMLRGGTTAFLDMYDQMNQVAKVAEESGIRASLMRGAIGFGSDELRAFKLKEAMTFAREWHNQADGRITTMLSPHSPYTCGPEFIEKFVEAAHELDLPLHTHMSETAAEVEQNVKEYGLRPVAHLEKLGFFSRPSLVAHAVHLTDEEIEVLAKYNVAVAHNPGSNLKLASGVARVPELLKAGVVVSLATDGAASNNNLDMFEEMRLAALIHKGVSGDPTAVPATEALRMGTEYGAKSIYVKDTGVLAPGKKADFIAIDLDQAHFLPYTDLISHVIYSASSKDVQHVWVDGKQLVKNGEMLTLDEERIKREAQAAFEGLTSR, encoded by the coding sequence ATGTCAAGTCATAAGTGGCTCATCAAGAACGGCAAATTTGCGGTAAGCGATCCTGAATGGCGAATCGTCAGCGGTTATATGCTGATTGAGGATGACCGCATTTCATATATAGGCGAAGATCTGCCCGAAGGAACAGAGGGCATTCCAGTTCATGACGGCAAGCATCAGCTGTTTATTCCTGGCCTTATTAATACGCATGGTCATGCCGCAATGTCCCTACTACGCGGCTATGGCGATGATCTTGCCCTTCAGGTCTGGCTTCAAGAAAAAATGTGGCCAATGGAGGAAAAGTTCACAGCTGAGGATGTCTACTGGGGAACCTCGCTATCTGTGCTGGAAATGCTGAGAGGCGGCACTACCGCCTTTCTTGATATGTATGACCAGATGAATCAGGTGGCAAAAGTAGCAGAGGAGTCGGGCATTCGCGCAAGTCTGATGCGGGGAGCGATTGGCTTCGGCTCAGATGAGCTGCGTGCTTTCAAGCTGAAGGAAGCAATGACCTTTGCCCGGGAATGGCATAATCAGGCTGACGGACGCATCACGACGATGCTGTCACCACATTCGCCATATACTTGCGGACCAGAGTTTATTGAGAAGTTTGTAGAAGCGGCACATGAGCTGGACTTGCCGCTGCATACACATATGTCTGAAACGGCCGCTGAAGTAGAACAGAATGTAAAAGAGTATGGACTGCGTCCAGTAGCGCATCTGGAGAAGCTCGGCTTCTTCTCTAGACCTTCTCTCGTGGCTCATGCCGTGCATTTGACGGATGAAGAAATAGAGGTGCTTGCCAAATACAATGTGGCAGTGGCTCATAATCCTGGAAGCAATCTGAAGCTGGCGAGCGGTGTTGCGCGAGTACCTGAGCTGTTAAAAGCAGGGGTTGTTGTGTCCCTTGCCACAGACGGTGCAGCAAGCAACAATAATTTGGATATGTTTGAGGAAATGCGTCTAGCTGCATTGATTCACAAAGGAGTCAGCGGTGATCCAACCGCCGTACCTGCTACTGAAGCACTTCGTATGGGAACAGAATATGGAGCGAAATCCATCTACGTCAAGGACACAGGAGTGCTGGCGCCAGGCAAAAAAGCGGATTTCATTGCAATAGACCTGGATCAAGCTCATTTCCTGCCTTACACCGATTTGATATCACATGTCATCTATTCTGCGAGCAGCAAGGATGTTCAACATGTCTGGGTGGATGGTAAGCAATTAGTTAAGAACGGTGAGATGCTCACGTTGGATGAAGAACGGATTAAACGCGAAGCACAAGCTGCTTTCGAAGGACTGACGTCCCGCTGA
- the panB gene encoding 3-methyl-2-oxobutanoate hydroxymethyltransferase: MAATKKPLNIVKMKKMKENKDPITMLTAYDYPSAVLAEEAGVDIILVGDSLGNAVLGYNSTIPVTIDDMVYHSRAVARGAQSTFIVTDMPFMTYHGGIDESLKGVRRIMQEGHAHAVKLEGGAEIADTVRAVVKAGVPVLGHIGLTPQSVNQIGGFRVQGKDAADAKRLLEDAKALEEAGAFAIVLELVTEAVAEAISNELSIPTIGIGAGRGTDGQVLVFHDVLQYASPYMPKRFVKTYADVGTIIRDSIGNYVQDVKNKSFPAEEHVFTAEDGVVDSLYGSSKAKVENRS, encoded by the coding sequence ATGGCAGCAACTAAAAAACCGCTTAATATTGTGAAAATGAAGAAAATGAAAGAAAATAAAGATCCGATTACGATGCTCACTGCATATGATTATCCTTCTGCTGTGCTGGCTGAAGAAGCTGGCGTAGATATTATCCTGGTAGGGGATTCTCTTGGAAATGCAGTACTCGGATATAATTCCACCATCCCGGTTACGATTGATGATATGGTATATCACTCCCGTGCCGTTGCAAGAGGTGCACAGAGCACGTTTATCGTAACCGATATGCCATTTATGACGTATCACGGCGGTATAGATGAGAGCCTGAAAGGTGTGCGCCGCATCATGCAGGAAGGCCATGCCCATGCGGTGAAGCTTGAAGGCGGTGCTGAAATAGCAGACACGGTGAGGGCTGTTGTGAAGGCGGGCGTACCTGTGCTTGGACACATTGGACTGACACCTCAGTCCGTGAATCAAATTGGCGGTTTCCGAGTGCAGGGGAAGGATGCTGCAGATGCCAAACGACTGCTTGAGGATGCAAAGGCACTTGAAGAAGCCGGGGCATTTGCCATCGTACTGGAGCTGGTTACCGAGGCGGTGGCCGAAGCCATTTCCAATGAACTGTCGATTCCAACGATTGGAATTGGAGCTGGACGTGGTACGGATGGTCAAGTGCTCGTCTTCCACGATGTTCTTCAATATGCATCTCCATATATGCCTAAAAGATTCGTGAAGACTTATGCAGATGTAGGTACCATTATTCGTGATAGCATCGGTAATTATGTACAGGATGTCAAAAATAAATCTTTTCCTGCTGAGGAGCATGTATTCACTGCTGAAGATGGCGTAGTTGACTCCTTATATGGAAGCAGTAAAGCAAAGGTGGAGAACAGATCATGA